The Paramixta manurensis region TATCGTGAAATGCTGATTGCAGACGGCATTGATCCGAACGAATTACTGCAAACCATGGCGGCCTCTAAGGCTGCAGGTAAAGCTAAGCGTGCTGCACGTCCGGCAAAATATAAATATATTGATGAGAATGGCGAATCCAAAACCTGGACTGGCCAGGGCCGTACGCCAGCAGTGATCAAGAAAGCCATCGATGAAGAAGGCAAAAAGCTGGATGATTTCCTGCTGTAATTCCTGATCCGGGTGCTTCACAATTAACCCCATTTACTCTTGATGGGGTTTTTTATTGAACAATTTTGTTTGATTTTTGTATCACCAGGTCATCCTAATAAAAAAGGAAGCTTTGCTTCCTTTTTTGTTTTTGATAACACAACGCCCACCTTATCAAACGCGATAGAACTCTCTGTACCACGTGACAAAGCGTTTAATCCCCTCTTTCACGTCAGTCTGCGGTTTGAAGCCTATAACCTGATATAACGCGGCTGTATCGGCGCTGGTGTCCAGCACATCGCCAGGTTGCATCGGTAACATGTTTTTCCGTGCGGTGGTTCCTAACGCGTCTTCCAGCGCCTCAATGTACGCCATCAATGAAACCGGTTGGCTATTACCAATATTATAAACACGGTATGGTGCCGAGCTGGTTGCTGGCGAGCCGGTTTCTACCGTCCAGCTTTCATCGGGTTGAGGAATAACGTCCTGTAAGCGGAAAATAGATTCGGCGATATCATCAATATAGGTAAAGTCGCGACGCATCTGCCCGTTGTTGTACACATCAATACTTTCACCAGCGATAATAGCGCGTGTAAATTTAAATAACGCCATATCCGGGCGCCCCCACGGGCCATATACGGTAAAAAAGCGCAGACCGGTGGTTGGGATACCGTACAAATGCGAATAGGTGTGGGACATCAATTCATTCGCTTTCTTCGTCGCAGCGTAAAGAGAAACCGGGTGGTCAACGCTATCGTCGGTTGAGAACGGTAATTTGCGATTCAATCCATAAACAGAGCTTGAAGAAGCATAAAGCAGATGCTCTATCTTATGATGCCGACATCCTTCAAGAATATTTAGGTGCCCGACCAAGTTAGCATCGGCATACGCATGGGGATTATCAATTGAATAGCGCACCCCCGCCTGGGCAGCTAAGTGGATAACACGTTGAAATG contains the following coding sequences:
- a CDS encoding NAD-dependent epimerase is translated as MNYLVTGAAGFIGSHVSQRLLSAGHQVVGIDNLNDYYDVNLKHARLDLIQSPNFTFIQCDLADRQAIAALFEEHAFQRVIHLAAQAGVRYSIDNPHAYADANLVGHLNILEGCRHHKIEHLLYASSSSVYGLNRKLPFSTDDSVDHPVSLYAATKKANELMSHTYSHLYGIPTTGLRFFTVYGPWGRPDMALFKFTRAIIAGESIDVYNNGQMRRDFTYIDDIAESIFRLQDVIPQPDESWTVETGSPATSSAPYRVYNIGNSQPVSLMAYIEALEDALGTTARKNMLPMQPGDVLDTSADTAALYQVIGFKPQTDVKEGIKRFVTWYREFYRV
- the hns gene encoding histone-like nucleoid-structuring protein H-NS, which encodes MSEALKILNNIRTLRAQARECTLETLEEMLEKLEVVVNERREEESQVQAEIEERTRKLQQYREMLIADGIDPNELLQTMAASKAAGKAKRAARPAKYKYIDENGESKTWTGQGRTPAVIKKAIDEEGKKLDDFLL